Proteins from one Ipomoea triloba cultivar NCNSP0323 chromosome 1, ASM357664v1 genomic window:
- the LOC115995748 gene encoding F-box/kelch-repeat protein At1g57790-like isoform X2 — protein MAGRKRRRLRSLVETVLENAGGGVEVDESESSLQQARSELPREILEIIVGHLNLRDNIRASAVCKLWRSVALSVRVANKPPWLMFLPKFGDLVEFYDPSLRKTYSVELPELRSSRLCYTKDGWLLLYKPRTQRVLFFNPYSRQLINLPKLELTYQIVAFSAAPTSPKCIVFTVKHISPTVVAISTCHPGATEWTTENYQNRLPFVSSIWNKLVFCNGLFYCLSLTGWLGVYNPEEHSWVVRVVPPPRCPENFFVKNWWKGKFMAEHNGDIYVIYTCSTANPVIYKLDQVNRVWVGMQSLSGLTLFASFLSSQARTDILGVMRNSIYFSKVRFYGRRCISYSLDHDRYYPRKQCYDWGEQDPFESIWIEPPEDLSAFV, from the coding sequence GTTAGTCGAGACGGTCCTGGAAAATGCAGGAGGAGGAGTTGAAGTTGACGAAAGTGAAAGCTCTTTACAGCAGGCGCGATCTGAACTTCCAAGAGAGATTCTGGAAATAATTGTCGGTCACTTGAACTTGAGGGATAATATCCGTGCTTCTGCTGTTTGCAAACTGTGGCGTTCTGTTGCCCTCTCTGTCCGGGTTGCCAATAAACCCCCTTGGCTTATGTTCCTTCCGAAGTTTGGCGACTTGGTAGAGTTCTACGATCCTTCGTTGCGCAAGACTTATTCTGTTGAGTTACCCGAGTTGCGTTCCTCCAGGCTGTGTTACACCAAGGACGGATGGTTGCTGCTCTACAAGCCCAGAACGCAACGTGTTCTGTTCTTCAATCCTTACTCTAGGCAGTTAATCAATTTGCCGAAATTAGAATTGACTTATCAAATCGTTGCGTTTTCTGCTGCTCCGACATCTCCCAAGTGCATCGTTTTTACTGTTAAGCATATCAGCCCCACTGTGGTAGCTATTAGCACATGTCACCCTGGAGCAACTGAATGGACGACTGAGAATTACCAGAACCGCTTGCCATTTGTGAGCAGTATCTGGAACAAATTGGTTTTCTGCAATGGCCTATTCTATTGTCTGAGTCTGACAGGATGGCTGGGGGTTTATAACCCGGAAGAGCATTCTTGGGTTGTCAGAGTCGTGCCACCGCCTAGGTGCCCCGAGAATTTCTTTGTCAAGAACTGGTGGAAGGGGAAATTCATGGCAGAACATAATGgagatatttatgttatatatacttGCTCTACTGCCAACCCGGTGATATACAAGTTAGACCAAGTTAATAGAGTCTGGGTGGGAATGCAATCTTTAAGTGGCTTGACGCTATTTGCAAGTTTCTTGTCGTCCCAAGCAAGGACAGATATCCTTGGGGTGATGCGAAACAGCATTTACTTTTCTAAGGTTCGTTTTTACGGACGGCGATGCATATCATACTCTCTAGACCATGACAGGTACTACCCTCGAAAGCAGTGTTACGATTGGGGAGAACAAGATCCGTTTGAGAGCATTTG
- the LOC115995748 gene encoding F-box/kelch-repeat protein At1g57790-like isoform X1, translating to MAGRKRRRLRSIDISRLVETVLENAGGGVEVDESESSLQQARSELPREILEIIVGHLNLRDNIRASAVCKLWRSVALSVRVANKPPWLMFLPKFGDLVEFYDPSLRKTYSVELPELRSSRLCYTKDGWLLLYKPRTQRVLFFNPYSRQLINLPKLELTYQIVAFSAAPTSPKCIVFTVKHISPTVVAISTCHPGATEWTTENYQNRLPFVSSIWNKLVFCNGLFYCLSLTGWLGVYNPEEHSWVVRVVPPPRCPENFFVKNWWKGKFMAEHNGDIYVIYTCSTANPVIYKLDQVNRVWVGMQSLSGLTLFASFLSSQARTDILGVMRNSIYFSKVRFYGRRCISYSLDHDRYYPRKQCYDWGEQDPFESIWIEPPEDLSAFV from the coding sequence TATTGATATTTCTAGGTTAGTCGAGACGGTCCTGGAAAATGCAGGAGGAGGAGTTGAAGTTGACGAAAGTGAAAGCTCTTTACAGCAGGCGCGATCTGAACTTCCAAGAGAGATTCTGGAAATAATTGTCGGTCACTTGAACTTGAGGGATAATATCCGTGCTTCTGCTGTTTGCAAACTGTGGCGTTCTGTTGCCCTCTCTGTCCGGGTTGCCAATAAACCCCCTTGGCTTATGTTCCTTCCGAAGTTTGGCGACTTGGTAGAGTTCTACGATCCTTCGTTGCGCAAGACTTATTCTGTTGAGTTACCCGAGTTGCGTTCCTCCAGGCTGTGTTACACCAAGGACGGATGGTTGCTGCTCTACAAGCCCAGAACGCAACGTGTTCTGTTCTTCAATCCTTACTCTAGGCAGTTAATCAATTTGCCGAAATTAGAATTGACTTATCAAATCGTTGCGTTTTCTGCTGCTCCGACATCTCCCAAGTGCATCGTTTTTACTGTTAAGCATATCAGCCCCACTGTGGTAGCTATTAGCACATGTCACCCTGGAGCAACTGAATGGACGACTGAGAATTACCAGAACCGCTTGCCATTTGTGAGCAGTATCTGGAACAAATTGGTTTTCTGCAATGGCCTATTCTATTGTCTGAGTCTGACAGGATGGCTGGGGGTTTATAACCCGGAAGAGCATTCTTGGGTTGTCAGAGTCGTGCCACCGCCTAGGTGCCCCGAGAATTTCTTTGTCAAGAACTGGTGGAAGGGGAAATTCATGGCAGAACATAATGgagatatttatgttatatatacttGCTCTACTGCCAACCCGGTGATATACAAGTTAGACCAAGTTAATAGAGTCTGGGTGGGAATGCAATCTTTAAGTGGCTTGACGCTATTTGCAAGTTTCTTGTCGTCCCAAGCAAGGACAGATATCCTTGGGGTGATGCGAAACAGCATTTACTTTTCTAAGGTTCGTTTTTACGGACGGCGATGCATATCATACTCTCTAGACCATGACAGGTACTACCCTCGAAAGCAGTGTTACGATTGGGGAGAACAAGATCCGTTTGAGAGCATTTG